A single region of the Idiomarinaceae bacterium HL-53 genome encodes:
- a CDS encoding Flagellar hook-length control protein FliK, whose translation MQTVTVTTTQLNQKQPANVQGPSIDNERSAVEFEQALEQESQRSNDSRQEASDAAKVAAQSSQQDASARQTRANDEPSPQARRDSDTSEEKVSEKPYASAETNDEMAPTRDKKAPEAAKEEQTQDWHGFLESVYGRLQAEKNENSDDNEGQKRRILKLDDLPLYHGGPVDDDATRVIKFAVEKDEEGPGVKFLEPKGATLASALNDDNAGLSSSETSEQWAALVSKLANGEVLSEDEQALVNDMLVQLEALVEKLADGDATGEVPKLNLAALNEGEQNLLAQFRELFSSIEVAGIHLENNEIVPLELEALAAQFRELLNANDFEQLESASMLAQLKLSAAESNELVTALRDFANGDDKALRALLAQSELSQLEQQQLTEALAQQLSQGKRLDANPQALAEQVVVTVAPKENNVVKALQRSVEQFREMLSGMDSTSSTSDSEAVEGDEARAIVGRMVDLFAQLSGAETNKQNPVSITPGIVSSASVANAQLNLNSAATAALQQQAPQQTAVEQARQIQQHIDLFGPQAPAQLREQVMVMVNNRHQYAEMRLDPSELGKLQIRIQMNNENQATVQFTVNSPQAREAVEQALPKLRDMLEQQGLQLADTDVREEREQQFAGREGQGNGAAGVNSESSDAEPNELTNTSRPQIIDADLGRVDYYA comes from the coding sequence ATGCAAACCGTGACTGTCACCACTACGCAGCTGAATCAGAAGCAACCTGCTAATGTGCAGGGGCCAAGCATTGATAATGAGCGCTCCGCGGTAGAATTTGAGCAAGCATTGGAGCAAGAATCACAGCGTTCAAATGATTCCCGGCAAGAAGCGAGCGATGCGGCAAAAGTTGCCGCTCAATCGAGTCAGCAAGATGCTTCGGCTCGACAAACGCGGGCTAATGATGAACCTTCCCCACAGGCGCGTCGAGATTCTGACACTTCTGAAGAGAAAGTGTCGGAGAAGCCCTACGCGTCTGCAGAAACGAATGACGAAATGGCTCCGACTCGTGATAAAAAGGCGCCGGAGGCTGCGAAAGAAGAGCAAACACAAGACTGGCATGGCTTTCTAGAGTCTGTTTACGGCCGTTTGCAAGCGGAGAAAAATGAGAATAGCGATGACAATGAAGGTCAGAAGCGTAGGATTTTAAAGTTAGACGATTTGCCACTTTACCATGGTGGCCCAGTTGATGATGACGCCACTCGGGTGATCAAGTTTGCAGTTGAGAAAGATGAAGAAGGTCCGGGTGTTAAGTTCTTAGAACCCAAAGGTGCGACATTAGCGAGTGCGCTTAATGATGATAATGCCGGGCTCTCGTCGTCGGAAACATCTGAGCAATGGGCTGCACTTGTTTCTAAGTTAGCTAATGGCGAAGTGCTCAGCGAAGATGAGCAAGCGTTAGTGAATGACATGCTTGTGCAACTCGAAGCCTTGGTGGAAAAGCTCGCAGATGGAGATGCGACAGGTGAAGTTCCGAAATTGAATTTAGCGGCGCTTAACGAGGGTGAGCAGAATTTACTAGCTCAGTTTCGTGAGCTTTTCTCCTCAATTGAGGTTGCAGGTATTCATTTAGAAAATAATGAAATAGTGCCGTTAGAGCTAGAAGCGCTCGCCGCACAATTCCGCGAATTGCTAAATGCTAATGATTTTGAACAGTTAGAGTCTGCGAGTATGCTTGCGCAATTGAAATTAAGTGCAGCAGAGTCAAATGAGCTGGTGACAGCACTTCGAGATTTTGCCAACGGCGACGACAAAGCGCTGCGAGCATTGTTAGCTCAGAGCGAGCTCTCGCAGTTAGAACAACAACAATTGACCGAAGCGCTGGCCCAACAGCTGTCGCAAGGTAAACGGTTAGACGCAAACCCACAAGCTCTCGCAGAGCAAGTGGTCGTGACTGTTGCACCGAAAGAGAATAATGTGGTGAAGGCGTTACAGCGTTCAGTCGAGCAGTTTCGTGAAATGTTGAGTGGCATGGATAGCACGTCATCGACATCAGATTCAGAGGCTGTCGAGGGCGATGAGGCTCGCGCTATCGTAGGACGTATGGTTGACTTATTTGCCCAGTTGAGTGGCGCTGAAACCAACAAGCAAAATCCTGTGTCGATTACTCCGGGTATTGTATCGAGTGCTTCGGTAGCTAATGCGCAACTCAATTTGAATTCTGCAGCAACGGCGGCCCTACAACAACAAGCGCCACAGCAAACTGCGGTTGAACAAGCACGACAAATTCAGCAGCATATCGATCTATTTGGGCCCCAAGCACCTGCGCAACTGCGTGAGCAAGTGATGGTGATGGTTAATAATCGACATCAATATGCTGAAATGCGACTCGACCCATCTGAGTTAGGAAAGCTACAAATAAGAATTCAGATGAACAACGAGAACCAAGCGACTGTGCAATTTACTGTGAATTCTCCGCAAGCTCGGGAAGCAGTAGAGCAAGCATTACCGAAACTTCGTGATATGCTTGAGCAACAGGGCTTGCAGCTTGCAGATACCGACGTTCGAGAAGAGCGAGAACAGCAGTTTGCCGGTCGTGAAGGGCAGGGAAATGGCGCCGCAGGTGTAAATTCAGAGAGTTCAGATGCTGAACCGAACGAACTCACCAACACATCGCGCCCCCAAATTATTGATGCAGATTTAGGACGAGTAGACTACTACGCTTAA
- a CDS encoding flagellar protein FliO/FliZ has translation MSQNEVASGVPVIGWSDIGTTLVMLVIVLGLILALAWMAKKFRLGVPRGYGNMQVLSQLSLGQKERIIAVRVGQDNLLLGVTAQQVHLIKALPDDFHQENGA, from the coding sequence ATGTCCCAAAATGAAGTTGCGAGCGGAGTACCGGTGATTGGTTGGAGCGATATTGGTACCACGCTCGTTATGCTTGTAATTGTTCTCGGGCTAATTCTAGCCCTCGCATGGATGGCGAAGAAATTTCGATTGGGTGTGCCGCGAGGCTACGGTAACATGCAAGTACTGTCGCAACTCTCGCTCGGGCAGAAGGAAAGAATTATTGCGGTGCGCGTTGGCCAAGATAATCTTTTACTCGGGGTTACAGCCCAACAGGTGCATTTAATCAAAGCACTGCCCGACGATTTTCACCAGGAAAACGGTGCATGA
- a CDS encoding flagellar FliL protein, whose product MAAEPENEEQQGAEEEKGSKKMLFIIIGGVVLLLAAIAVVVMVFMGGDDEGGSGSGAAEVSMMGAAAGNAYYVALPRPFIFNIPGQQRDRLVQITVQLMVRGSRNEELARQNIPAIEGVLHRTFSSSTAESLQTSDGRTQLREAALNVVRNELQGLTGSPVVEEVLFTGFVMQ is encoded by the coding sequence ATGGCAGCAGAACCAGAAAACGAAGAACAACAAGGCGCCGAGGAAGAAAAAGGCTCCAAGAAAATGCTGTTTATTATTATTGGCGGCGTCGTGCTGTTGCTGGCAGCTATTGCAGTGGTAGTCATGGTGTTTATGGGCGGCGATGACGAAGGTGGAAGTGGGAGTGGCGCTGCTGAAGTTTCTATGATGGGAGCCGCAGCTGGTAACGCCTATTATGTCGCACTGCCTAGACCGTTTATTTTCAATATTCCGGGCCAGCAGCGAGATCGGCTTGTGCAAATTACGGTGCAACTCATGGTTCGCGGAAGCCGCAACGAAGAACTTGCGCGCCAAAATATTCCGGCAATTGAGGGAGTATTACACCGTACTTTTTCGTCTTCTACCGCTGAAAGCCTGCAAACCAGCGATGGAAGAACGCAGTTAAGAGAGGCCGCATTAAATGTGGTGCGTAATGAGCTACAAGGACTTACTGGAAGCCCAGTCGTTGAAGAAGTGTTGTTTACTGGCTTCGTGATGCAATAG
- a CDS encoding flagellar biosynthetic protein FliP → MKYTLLILFLIGALLIPETAFAQDSVTAVTVTTNEDGSQEYSVTLQILAIMTALSFIPAMVIMMTSFTRIIVVLAILRQALGLQSQPSSQILIGLTLFLTFFIMTPVFNQINEEALQPYINEEIAPLEAVERARAPIKAFMLSQTRLTDLETFLDIAGYVEIDRVEDVPMSILIPAFITSELKTAFQIGFMIFIPFLIIDLVVASVLMAMGMMMLSPMLVSLPFKLMLFVLVDGWGLVMRTLAGSFGM, encoded by the coding sequence ATGAAATACACGCTTCTCATTCTGTTTCTTATTGGCGCTTTGTTGATTCCCGAAACTGCATTTGCTCAAGATAGTGTCACCGCTGTTACCGTGACTACGAATGAAGATGGCAGCCAAGAATACTCGGTAACACTTCAGATTCTTGCGATTATGACCGCGCTGAGCTTTATTCCAGCGATGGTTATAATGATGACCTCCTTTACTCGTATTATTGTTGTGCTTGCTATTTTGCGGCAAGCCTTGGGGTTACAGAGCCAACCATCGAGTCAAATTTTGATTGGTTTAACCCTGTTTCTTACCTTCTTTATTATGACCCCGGTGTTTAATCAAATTAATGAAGAGGCGTTACAGCCATACATTAATGAGGAAATTGCACCATTAGAGGCAGTAGAGCGGGCACGGGCGCCGATTAAGGCATTTATGCTGTCACAAACGCGCTTGACCGATTTAGAAACGTTTTTAGATATTGCAGGCTACGTAGAAATTGATCGCGTGGAAGACGTACCAATGTCGATCCTGATTCCAGCGTTTATTACGAGCGAATTGAAAACCGCGTTTCAAATTGGTTTCATGATATTTATTCCGTTCTTAATTATAGACCTTGTGGTTGCAAGTGTTCTGATGGCAATGGGTATGATGATGTTGTCGCCAATGCTTGTTTCGTTACCATTTAAGCTCATGCTCTTTGTGCTTGTTGACGGTTGGGGGCTCGTTATGAGAACACTGGCCGGCAGCTTCGGCATGTAA
- a CDS encoding flagellar biosynthetic protein FlhB, with protein sequence MGDDQERTEEPTAKKQEDARNKGQIARSKELGTLAVLLSSAVALFISAPYFASGLQDIMQVQFLLEREDAFDKGVIFSLWSEVGKALVIPMSIFFSIVVAGAFIGNILLGGYNFSWKAAEPKASRMNPLKGLKRIFGLQSIIELLKSVAKFGVVTLVSYVLLAWQFPKIVTLSEGLLPGIFIDAIKIVGMIFILLICSLIIVVVIDVPYQLYNHHKQLKMTKQEVKDERKNAEGNPQVKAKMRSMQLSMLMRRMMQDVPKADVVVTNPTHFAVALRYDPNGRAAPRVVAKGTDDIAARIREVAMDSEVPILQNPPLARALYYTTELGHEIPEGLFMAVAQVLAYVYQLREYRRGRRKRPKQPAKDLPIPEALQFDS encoded by the coding sequence ATGGGTGATGATCAAGAACGCACAGAAGAACCCACGGCCAAAAAACAAGAAGATGCCAGGAATAAGGGCCAAATTGCTCGTTCTAAAGAGCTAGGTACGCTCGCAGTACTGCTCTCTTCCGCCGTTGCTCTCTTTATTTCTGCACCATATTTTGCCTCTGGTTTGCAAGACATAATGCAAGTGCAATTCCTACTCGAGCGAGAAGATGCTTTCGACAAAGGCGTGATATTTTCTCTCTGGTCAGAGGTGGGCAAAGCACTTGTTATTCCCATGAGTATTTTTTTTAGTATTGTGGTGGCAGGCGCTTTTATCGGCAATATTTTGTTGGGTGGGTACAATTTCTCGTGGAAGGCAGCTGAGCCAAAAGCTTCAAGAATGAATCCATTAAAAGGATTGAAAAGAATTTTTGGGCTGCAATCTATCATTGAACTTCTGAAAAGTGTGGCGAAGTTTGGCGTGGTCACGTTGGTTTCCTATGTTTTGCTAGCTTGGCAATTTCCCAAAATCGTAACGCTCTCCGAAGGGTTGTTACCTGGTATTTTTATCGATGCTATAAAAATCGTTGGTATGATTTTTATCTTGCTCATTTGTAGCTTGATCATCGTGGTTGTAATTGATGTCCCTTACCAGCTTTACAATCATCACAAGCAACTGAAAATGACGAAGCAAGAGGTGAAGGACGAACGCAAAAATGCCGAGGGCAACCCGCAAGTAAAGGCAAAAATGCGTTCGATGCAGCTCTCAATGCTCATGCGCCGAATGATGCAAGATGTGCCGAAAGCGGATGTCGTAGTAACGAACCCGACACATTTTGCAGTCGCCTTGCGTTACGATCCGAATGGTCGGGCTGCGCCACGCGTTGTCGCGAAAGGAACAGATGATATTGCTGCGAGAATTCGTGAAGTGGCAATGGACTCTGAAGTTCCTATTTTGCAAAATCCGCCATTGGCTCGGGCCCTTTATTACACGACGGAGCTGGGTCATGAGATTCCTGAAGGGCTCTTTATGGCTGTTGCACAGGTGTTGGCTTATGTTTATCAATTGCGGGAATATCGGCGCGGTAGACGGAAGCGACCAAAGCAGCCGGCGAAAGACCTGCCGATCCCAGAAGCATTACAATTCGATAGTTGA
- a CDS encoding NAD+ synthase (glutamine-hydrolysing), producing the protein MVSEAIKIALGQVNFTVGALQSNLTKIKASIERAEGADLIVFPELGVVGYPPEDLLFRPDLYAQLEDIEQELLELSKSMAILIGYPTTDGDHCYNALSLLENGHKVVTYYKQKLPNYGVFDEQRYFTPGQKTMVADFREHRLGLLICEDLWFPEPARAAKEAGADILVSVNASPYEEYKYEQRLQVLKARCLETKLPLVYVNSIGGQDELIFDGNSMVLSEKGEVCVTLPHCEEALEIVAFKKCEVLTRNLAPQPDLYAALYQALVLALKDYVEKNGFSGVLLGLSGGIDSALTLAIAVDALGAERVQAIMMPYRYTASMSIEDAQKQAEALGCEFHIVPIEPMIKVYLEQLEPLFLGKGADTTEENLQARCRGVLLMSLSNKHGRLLLSTGNKSELAVGYCTLYGDMCGGFAPIKDLPKSLVYALCKYRNQTGEVIPERVITRPPSAELAPDQKDQDSLPEYDVLDEIIDGYVERDLSVADLVAAGYDSSDVRKVVRLIERSEYKRKQGAVGPKVTRRNFSKDRRMPITHGYLKSLID; encoded by the coding sequence ATGGTATCTGAAGCGATTAAAATCGCACTTGGGCAGGTGAACTTCACCGTGGGTGCGCTTCAAAGTAATCTAACGAAAATAAAGGCCTCTATAGAACGTGCCGAAGGCGCCGACCTAATTGTTTTTCCCGAGTTAGGTGTCGTTGGTTATCCGCCAGAAGATTTACTGTTCCGTCCTGATTTATATGCGCAACTCGAAGACATTGAACAAGAGCTCCTAGAACTATCGAAATCGATGGCGATTCTCATTGGTTATCCAACAACCGATGGCGATCATTGCTATAACGCGTTGAGTTTGCTGGAGAACGGCCACAAGGTGGTAACCTACTATAAACAAAAATTGCCAAACTATGGTGTGTTTGATGAGCAGCGGTATTTTACGCCGGGCCAGAAAACAATGGTAGCTGACTTTCGCGAGCATCGCCTAGGTTTATTAATTTGTGAGGATTTGTGGTTTCCCGAACCCGCCCGTGCAGCGAAAGAAGCGGGTGCCGATATTCTCGTGAGCGTTAATGCTTCCCCTTATGAAGAATATAAGTACGAACAACGCCTGCAGGTTCTCAAAGCCCGATGTTTAGAGACAAAGCTCCCTCTCGTATATGTAAATTCGATAGGTGGCCAAGACGAGCTGATTTTTGACGGGAATTCAATGGTACTGTCTGAAAAAGGTGAAGTGTGCGTTACTCTGCCGCATTGTGAAGAGGCGCTCGAGATCGTCGCTTTTAAAAAGTGCGAGGTATTAACGCGAAATTTAGCGCCGCAACCGGATTTGTATGCTGCGCTCTATCAAGCGCTTGTTTTAGCCTTAAAAGACTATGTTGAAAAAAATGGCTTTTCGGGCGTATTGCTTGGCTTATCGGGTGGTATTGATTCCGCACTTACCCTGGCAATTGCCGTGGATGCTCTGGGCGCTGAGAGAGTACAAGCGATCATGATGCCATACCGATATACGGCCTCGATGAGCATTGAAGATGCGCAAAAACAGGCAGAGGCGCTGGGTTGTGAGTTTCACATTGTGCCGATTGAACCCATGATAAAAGTTTATTTAGAGCAGCTAGAACCTTTATTTTTGGGCAAGGGGGCGGATACAACTGAGGAGAACTTACAAGCGCGTTGCAGGGGGGTGTTGCTCATGTCACTCTCGAATAAGCATGGTCGCTTGCTACTCTCGACTGGGAACAAAAGCGAATTAGCGGTCGGTTATTGCACACTTTACGGTGATATGTGCGGGGGGTTTGCGCCTATCAAAGACTTACCTAAATCACTGGTTTATGCGCTCTGTAAGTACCGGAATCAAACGGGTGAAGTCATCCCTGAGCGTGTGATTACAAGGCCTCCCTCAGCTGAATTAGCACCCGATCAGAAGGATCAAGATTCATTACCCGAGTATGATGTACTCGACGAAATTATTGACGGTTACGTGGAGCGGGACTTGAGTGTGGCAGACTTAGTTGCTGCGGGTTACGACTCAAGTGACGTTCGCAAAGTAGTGCGGCTCATTGAAAGAAGTGAATACAAGCGCAAGCAAGGAGCAGTAGGCCCGAAAGTGACGCGGCGTAACTTTAGTAAAGACAGAAGAATGCCTATTACTCACGGCTATCTAAAAAGTTTGATAGACTGA
- a CDS encoding nitrogen regulatory protein P-II family, translated as MKKIEAIIKPFKLDDVRAALSEVGIAGMTVSEVKGFGRQRGHTELYRGAEYMVDFLPKVKLEIVVADDDVERCLEAIMETAQTGKIGDGKIFVTDVQRVIRIRTGEQNEDAV; from the coding sequence ATGAAAAAGATAGAAGCTATCATTAAGCCGTTTAAGTTAGACGATGTGCGAGCAGCGCTCTCCGAAGTGGGAATTGCGGGCATGACCGTTTCGGAAGTGAAAGGATTTGGACGTCAACGAGGTCATACTGAACTTTATCGAGGTGCCGAATACATGGTCGATTTCTTGCCGAAGGTCAAACTCGAAATTGTGGTTGCCGATGACGATGTGGAACGTTGTTTAGAAGCTATTATGGAGACGGCTCAAACAGGTAAAATTGGTGACGGGAAGATTTTTGTGACGGACGTTCAGCGGGTGATTCGCATTCGTACCGGTGAGCAGAATGAGGACGCTGTTTAG
- a CDS encoding flagellar motor switch protein FliM, with protein sequence MAVSDLLSQDEIDALLHGVDDVEEEDTESSERAADAVDFDFSSQDRIVRGRMPTLEIVNERFARHMRISLFNMMRRSAEVSINGVQMIKFGEYVHTLFVPTSLNMVRFRPLKGTGLITMEARLVFILVDNFFGGDGRYHAKIEGREFTPTERRIIQMLLKLIFEDYKEAWAPVMDVGFEYLDSEVNPSMANIVSPTEVIVISSFHIELDGGGGDFHVALPYSMLEPIRELLDAGVQSDKEDTDLRWSKALRDEIMDVPVDLRAKLCETELSLREVMDLEAGDIIPIDMPENLTVYIEDLPTFRGKLGRSRDNLAIQVASKIPRPETVKSDIHMLTRGGRRIGGDAELQELEKDFDPKAR encoded by the coding sequence ATGGCTGTAAGTGATCTGTTATCACAAGACGAAATTGATGCGCTCCTCCATGGTGTCGATGACGTAGAAGAAGAGGATACAGAAAGTTCTGAGCGAGCGGCAGACGCCGTAGACTTTGACTTCTCCTCGCAAGACCGCATTGTGCGCGGTCGTATGCCAACACTTGAGATTGTGAACGAGCGCTTTGCTCGCCACATGAGAATTAGCTTATTCAACATGATGCGCCGCAGCGCCGAAGTGTCGATTAATGGCGTACAAATGATTAAGTTCGGTGAGTATGTGCATACGCTATTCGTGCCTACAAGCTTGAACATGGTGCGTTTCCGTCCACTGAAGGGAACCGGTTTGATTACCATGGAAGCGCGCCTGGTATTTATTCTTGTAGATAATTTCTTTGGCGGCGATGGTCGCTATCATGCGAAAATTGAAGGCCGAGAATTTACACCGACCGAAAGACGCATTATTCAAATGCTCTTAAAGCTGATTTTTGAAGACTATAAAGAGGCTTGGGCACCCGTTATGGATGTCGGTTTCGAATATTTAGATTCGGAAGTGAACCCATCTATGGCAAACATTGTGAGCCCTACTGAGGTGATCGTTATTAGCTCGTTCCATATTGAGCTAGACGGTGGTGGTGGCGACTTCCACGTAGCTTTACCTTACTCTATGTTAGAGCCGATTCGTGAACTGCTGGACGCCGGTGTACAGAGCGATAAGGAAGATACGGATTTACGCTGGAGCAAAGCGTTGCGTGATGAAATTATGGATGTACCGGTCGATCTTCGCGCGAAACTTTGTGAAACCGAACTCTCACTGCGCGAAGTAATGGATTTGGAAGCTGGCGATATTATTCCAATTGATATGCCAGAAAACCTTACGGTGTATATCGAAGATTTACCGACCTTCCGTGGCAAGTTAGGTCGCTCACGAGATAACTTGGCAATTCAAGTTGCGTCGAAGATTCCTCGCCCAGAAACCGTGAAGTCGGACATTCATATGTTGACTCGCGGTGGCAGAAGAATTGGTGGTGACGCTGAGTTGCAAGAGTTGGAAAAAGATTTTGACCCGAAAGCACGCTAA
- a CDS encoding flagellar biosynthetic protein FliQ, whose protein sequence is MTPEMFVDVFREAMYMVVLMVSAIIIPSLIIGLAVAVFQAATSINEQTLSFLPRLIATIVAIAMGGHWFVQQLMEFTINMYMRIPEVIG, encoded by the coding sequence ATGACTCCAGAAATGTTTGTCGATGTATTCCGTGAAGCTATGTATATGGTGGTATTAATGGTGAGCGCCATTATTATTCCGAGCTTAATTATTGGCCTTGCAGTTGCTGTATTCCAAGCGGCGACGTCGATTAACGAGCAAACACTGAGCTTTTTGCCACGCTTGATCGCGACGATCGTTGCAATAGCCATGGGCGGACATTGGTTCGTTCAGCAACTCATGGAGTTCACGATTAATATGTACATGCGGATTCCCGAAGTTATTGGCTAA
- a CDS encoding flagellar biosynthetic protein FliR, with product MDIYLDTILSFFAQHFWPFVRVGGMFMTMALLSGRSVPVRIKLFAAVAITFGIAPALPPVEYEFDTVSALGMLITAQQVLIGMLLGIFSLMVINTFTLAGQILGMQIGLGFAAMVDPSTGQQVPVLSQFYLLLASLVFLAFDGHLLMIRVVVLSFDAIPIGPQGPDADALYFAANWATHMFAAGMTFALSAVVSILVMSLAFGVMTRAAPQLNIFTIGFPIKLVSGLIILWLTIGNFVRHFDAQWQRGQEGLCFVLGGC from the coding sequence ATGGATATCTACTTAGATACGATCCTCAGCTTCTTTGCTCAGCATTTCTGGCCGTTCGTGCGTGTGGGCGGTATGTTCATGACCATGGCGCTATTATCCGGGCGTAGTGTTCCAGTTCGCATTAAATTATTTGCAGCGGTGGCGATTACGTTTGGTATTGCACCTGCTCTTCCCCCTGTTGAATACGAGTTTGATACGGTCTCGGCGCTGGGTATGCTGATCACGGCACAGCAAGTGCTTATTGGTATGCTGCTCGGCATCTTCTCGCTTATGGTCATTAATACATTTACACTTGCAGGCCAGATACTAGGCATGCAGATTGGTTTGGGCTTTGCGGCGATGGTCGATCCGAGTACGGGTCAACAAGTCCCTGTGTTGTCGCAGTTCTATTTATTACTGGCTTCGCTCGTATTTCTCGCCTTTGATGGTCATCTACTTATGATTCGAGTGGTGGTGTTGAGCTTTGATGCGATTCCAATTGGTCCTCAGGGGCCCGATGCAGATGCCCTCTATTTTGCTGCGAATTGGGCGACGCATATGTTTGCTGCGGGTATGACATTTGCGCTTTCTGCAGTGGTGTCTATTCTGGTTATGAGTTTGGCTTTTGGTGTGATGACGCGCGCTGCACCTCAGCTCAATATTTTTACCATTGGTTTCCCGATCAAGCTCGTGTCAGGTTTGATTATTTTGTGGCTTACGATCGGTAACTTTGTGCGTCACTTTGACGCCCAATGGCAACGTGGACAAGAAGGTCTTTGCTTTGTGTTAGGAGGCTGCTGA
- a CDS encoding Beta-barrel assembly machine subunit BamD, with protein MRVVITTVLLSVFLVSGCSSRSNEEVVERSGIDVMYETAQTYLDVGRFADAAQTLQAINTRFPFGPYSTQVQLDLIYANYKVGDQDRALAAIDRFLQLNPNHADLDYVRFMRGLVYQQAESSFLQDSFGIDRSDRSNYYAKRAFEEFRELVRLFPESQYAADAHERMVGLSSRLAKHELAVAEYYLRREAYLAAANRAKGVVESHPGVPEQERALEIMVESYRSLGLEQQASDARTVLRSNFR; from the coding sequence ATGAGAGTTGTTATTACCACTGTACTCTTGAGTGTTTTCTTAGTTAGCGGTTGCTCTTCTCGCTCAAATGAAGAAGTGGTTGAAAGAAGCGGTATCGATGTTATGTATGAAACGGCTCAAACCTATCTTGATGTTGGCCGTTTCGCAGACGCTGCGCAAACATTACAAGCCATTAATACTCGGTTTCCTTTCGGTCCATACAGTACCCAAGTTCAGTTAGATTTAATCTATGCCAACTACAAGGTTGGAGACCAAGATCGCGCACTCGCTGCAATTGATCGCTTTTTGCAGTTGAATCCAAATCATGCCGATTTAGATTACGTTCGATTCATGCGGGGGTTAGTTTATCAACAAGCAGAATCTAGCTTTTTGCAAGACTCCTTCGGCATCGACCGCTCAGATCGCTCAAACTATTATGCAAAAAGAGCCTTCGAAGAATTCAGAGAACTTGTTCGTTTGTTTCCAGAAAGTCAGTACGCAGCAGACGCTCACGAACGCATGGTCGGACTCAGCTCTCGATTAGCCAAGCATGAATTAGCGGTGGCTGAATACTATCTACGCAGAGAAGCCTATCTAGCTGCCGCAAACCGTGCCAAAGGCGTGGTGGAGTCTCACCCGGGCGTGCCTGAGCAAGAACGTGCGTTAGAAATTATGGTAGAAAGCTACCGGAGTTTAGGACTAGAGCAACAAGCAAGTGACGCTCGCACCGTACTTCGCAGCAACTTTCGCTAA
- a CDS encoding flagellar motor switch protein FliN/FliY, producing MADDTDKRDDNDDLDDWEAALAEQAAAEGDDVEEESGVRTAELEELADKPAPSTEESRKLDAILDIPVTISMEVGRSQISIRNLLQLNQGSVVELERIAGEPLDVLVNGTLIAHGEVVVVNDKFGIRLTDVISQIERIRKLK from the coding sequence ATGGCAGACGATACCGATAAAAGAGATGACAACGACGATTTAGATGATTGGGAAGCCGCACTTGCAGAGCAGGCAGCAGCCGAAGGCGATGATGTGGAAGAAGAAAGTGGTGTGCGTACAGCTGAGCTTGAAGAGCTGGCCGACAAGCCTGCGCCTTCGACGGAAGAGTCGAGAAAGCTAGATGCCATTCTCGATATTCCGGTCACGATTTCAATGGAAGTAGGGCGCAGCCAAATTAGTATTCGTAACTTACTGCAATTGAACCAAGGCTCGGTAGTAGAGCTTGAGCGGATTGCAGGTGAGCCTCTCGACGTGCTTGTGAATGGTACGCTCATTGCGCACGGAGAAGTAGTTGTGGTGAATGATAAATTTGGGATAAGGTTAACGGACGTCATTAGTCAAATCGAGCGAATTCGGAAACTAAAATAA